The sequence below is a genomic window from Candidatus Methanoplasma termitum.
ATCCCGGTCAGAGATGCTGCGGCCTCATTCGCAGGAATTCCGGGGTACCCGCCGTGCCTGAGAACAAGCGAAGATAAACCCCATATAATAAGAAGCAGAAGTGCACCGGCTATCAGCGAGCAGATGAGTCCTTTCACCATTGATCCTGTCTTCCTTCCGCAGACATAACCGGCTACCGCCGGCCCGAACACCGGGATCCACCACAGCAACACTGAGATAACAAGACAAAAAACAAAGGCCATCCTTGTGCTGTAGACCTCGTTGTCTGTATCGAATATTTTCTTCAGACTGCGGCTGACCATACCTGAATCCATTTGCATCCCAGTTATGTCAATAGTATATACATTTAAAAACTTGCGCCGACCCCCAGACATAACAGCCTGAGCGGCCGCCTGTGTGAGAGTCTTTCTCCATGGAACACATTATCCTTTTTTTCTGAGCCGCAGGATCTGATACTGTCCATTCTGTTGCTGCACCCATGCTACATCATCTTTGAAGGACGTCGCCATTTTATAGACCGGATCCACGACGACCGCGCCACTCTCGTCCGCATAGCCATATAACTTATTTTTTCGATACCAGATACATACCAAACCGCACGACAACACCTTGCCGAGAGGGTCGTACCCCATCCCTTTAAGCTTTTCTGCAAGTTTCTTCATTTCTCCTTTATATTCACTCTCATCCGTTTTGACAGAGGAGGCGATGTATGCGGGAACACTCTCTTTTGGCATCACCGACAACACGTTTCCGTCTCTGTCGATCCACCGCGGCTGCCCGATGAAGTCGTGCCCCTTCAGGGCGTTCCGCATTGTTCCGGCGCTTCCCTGTACCGCAACTAATGCTCTCCCCTCTCTGAATGGCGTCAGCCTTGTGCTGAAATCCGTTCCGTGAAGAAACTCCGCAAATTCAAACCCGGTCGGTGCGTCGATCTCCGCGACCACGATAACATTGTTCCAATGCTCATCCATGTAGCCGACGACGAACCGACCCTGCCCCGCCCTCGGCAACGGTGAAGACTGCGTATAAGAAACGAACGAACGCAGTCCCTCGCTCTCTTCCCCGATAAAAAGATATTTGGCTTTGATGACCTCACCGTGTGAATAATACCCGGTTGCAGAGATGGAGTAGAACGTCTCTGTTCTGTTGTTCCATCTACTGTAATTATAGGTGACGCTGTGGGTAAAAACGTTCTCTCCGTACAGATCGATGCCGCTGAACCCATTTTCCTCATTGAGCACGATCCGATCGCTTGCATCGACCAGTCCCGCTTTCGTGTTTACATCAGGGTTTGCAATGGATGAGTACCGAAATTGGCCGTATGCACCGTCGCTCAACCAAGCAAATCTCGGTTTCACAACGATATTCCCGCTCAGATCCATTGCGCCGGCTTTTTTATCCTTAATAAATACAGCGTAGCCGTTCGAGAACGGCCGGATGCCATCGTATTCAAACCCGGATCTTAATGTTCCATGCATGTCCGCCAGCGCAAATTTATCCTTTTGGTCTTCTGATGATACTGAAACAAGGCCGTGTC
It includes:
- a CDS encoding WG repeat-containing protein, which encodes MFCAKCGKKIQDESAFCQFCGVSIQAGKTITPSADRIRQSPVESSIPIPADVVPIDYIGGVFVVSNMESKLRQRSGQRFGVMSVDGRLLTSLIFKSDMGIQCLEGRVLLLPADNGWALHDMEGKRISKIFSKIIGLGHGLVSVSSEDQKDKFALADMHGTLRSGFEYDGIRPFSNGYAVFIKDKKAGAMDLSGNIVVKPRFAWLSDGAYGQFRYSSIANPDVNTKAGLVDASDRIVLNEENGFSGIDLYGENVFTHSVTYNYSRWNNRTETFYSISATGYYSHGEVIKAKYLFIGEESEGLRSFVSYTQSSPLPRAGQGRFVVGYMDEHWNNVIVVAEIDAPTGFEFAEFLHGTDFSTRLTPFREGRALVAVQGSAGTMRNALKGHDFIGQPRWIDRDGNVLSVMPKESVPAYIASSVKTDESEYKGEMKKLAEKLKGMGYDPLGKVLSCGLVCIWYRKNKLYGYADESGAVVVDPVYKMATSFKDDVAWVQQQNGQYQILRLRKKG